The following nucleotide sequence is from Desulfobulbaceae bacterium.
GACCGTGTGATCGATTACCGGGCGCTGACCGCAGATCATTTTACAACTTATCCGCAGCCCGACCATATTAGAAAGCTCGTCGAGCAGAACCGCAATACCCTTGCTCAGATCGCTGCCACAGCAGGTGACACCATCGTCCGTCAGGCCCAGGCCGATGCGCGTCGCGCCCTGCTTGGCGGTAGTGTTGACCTTATGGTGTGAGTAGTTAGGAGCCGTTATGAAATAGCTTGGGCAAATGCTGCTCGGTCCTTTGCGGCTCCTTATGCCGATTCGGCGATCGAGAATGATCAAGTTATGTAACTTGATCAGGTTGTCGGTTTGCGGTTGGTAGTTGACGGCGGGTGATCCTGCTGATAGTTGAGCATGCACAAATATCATGCATTATGTGATGATTAATGGCTAACCATGATTGTTTTAACCGCGTAACCGGTAACTGATCACCGTCAACCTAGGTAGTTACGTTATTTCCTTACAACGGCTTAGCCAATAGCACAGTCAAGGAGAACCCTCATGCGCCGATTCATTCTATTTCTATTGTTGTCTTTTTCCTCTCTCAGTCTTTCTGGTTGTGGTTACAATGCCATTCAGACGAACGATGAGGCCGTGAACGCCGCCTGGGGTGATGTTGAGGCATCCTATCAGCGCCGGGCCGATCTCATCCCCAGTCTGGTCGAGACGGTCAAAGGGTATGCCGCCCATGAAAATGAGACGCTGACTGCGGTGACTGAGGCTCGGGCCAAGGTCGGCCAGGTCAAGATCGGTGCCGATGTGATGAATGACCCGCAGGCCTTTGCCAATTTCCAAGCGGCCCAAGGTGGACTCAGTTCCGCTCTGTCGCGACTGATGGTGGTGGCGGAAAATTATCCTGATCTCAAGGCGAGCCAATCCTTTCAAGATTTCCAGCACCAACTGGAAGGGACTGAGAACCGGATCAACGTGGCTCGTGTTCGCTATAACCAGGCCGTTCAGGTCTTCAATACTTCGATTCGAACATTCCCCAACAATCTTACCAATAATTTCTTGTTGCATCTGCCCCGGCGTGAATCATTTAAGGCTGAAGCCGGCGCTGAAAAAGCTCCGTCGGTGAAATTTTGATGGCGTCGCAAAAAGCCCGATCTACTGCGTTGCAGCGCACTTTTGCTCATTCGGCACACCATATGTGTGGCCTCATTCGCAAAAGCACACTGCGTCTCGGAGTCTCTCTTCGCTCGCTTGCCTGTATATCGGCCCTTTTGCTTAGCCATCCCGTGACTTTTTGCGAGACCATCAAATTTTAGACCAGGGAATTTATTGAATTCTAATACTGCTCATCTTTCCATAATGGTGTCGGTTGTTGTGCGATGCCGGGTATTAGGTGCGGTCCTTGTCCTCTTTGCTTTGTTGGGCGTGGCTGCCATGGCTCAAGCGCTTGAGCCGCCTGGTTTTCGCGGCTATGTCAATGATTATGCCCGGATGTTGCGCCCGGATACGGCACTTCAGCTTGAGCAGGCGCTCCGTGCCTTTGATGAGGCAGATTCAACCCAAGTGGCGGTGCTCATCATTGACTCGCTCGAAGGCGATTCCGTGGAGGATTTCAGTATTCGGGTGGTTGATGCCTGGAAGATTGGTCAGCGTGGCAAGGATAACGGGGTCCTTTTTCTGGTGGTCAAGAGTGACCGTGAACTGCGCATTGAGGTGGGCCGAGGGCTTGAAGGGGTGTTGACCGACCTTGCGGCTGGCCGGATTGTCGATAATGTTGTTCGTCCTCTGTTTAAGGCGGGGCGTTTTGATGATGGGGTTTTGGCCGGAACGGCGGCCATTATCCAGACGTGTCGGGGAGAATTCACCGCGCCTCAGCGGCCCATGCAGGCTCGGCGGGAAGAGGAGCCGCCTCAATTTTTGTCCTACCTCGTTTTTTGCTTATTTATTGTAGCGTTTCTGGGTCGTGCGTCACGACCGTTGGGGATGATGTCTGGCGCTATCCTGTTCCCACTGGCTTTTTTTCTGGGATTGCCGTCGGTCAGCCTGCTCTTGCTGTTGATGCTGTTGCCGGTCGGGGCGGTGGTCGGGTTGCTCTTGCCGCTTTTTCTGGGAAACATGCTGCTAAACAGTGTTGCTATGGGTGGCGGCGGCTTTCGGGGTGGAGGTGGTTTTCGAGGAGGAGGGTTTGGTGGCTTTGGTGGCGGCGGGTTCGGCGGCGGTGGAGCTTCCGGGGGGTGGTAATGTTGGAAGGGGAAACCTTTTTTTCAGAAACGGACAGAGAGGCGATTTCTTCTGCTATCAAGCTGGCCGAGGCCAAAACCGCTGGTGAGATTGCGGTGATGGTTGTGGGGCAGAGTGATACCTACCCGGAGGGCATCATCCTTGGCGGAGCGATGATCGGCTCACTGCTTGCGCTGGCTGTTACCGATCTTTTGGGGTTCGGTTCTCAGTGGGTGTATGTTCCGTGTGCCGTGTTGTGCACTCTCTTTGTTGGTGTTGGCTTGAAGCGGATGCCGTCTTTGCATCGGTTGTTTATCCCCGAGGGGCGGCTTGAGTCCTTGGTCAGGCGCCGCGCGGAACAGGCTTTTTTTGAACAGGGCCTGCATCGAACTCGAGACGCCTCCGGGGTCCTTTTTTTTCTCTCCTGTTTTGAACGGAAGGTGTGGGTACTTGCAGATTACGGGATTTATCAAAAAATTGATCCTGTGACACTTCAGGCCCATGCCGATCGGGTGGTGCAAGGGGTCAAGGGGGGTCGGCAGGCCCAAGCTCTGTGCGCTGAAATCGCTCGTGTTGGGGAAGTTCTTGCCCGGCACTTTCCAATCCGGCCGGACGACGCCAATGAGTTGTCCGACCGTGTCATTATTGAAACCACTTCGCGGCCCTGATTGGCTGAGGGGGTTTTGACCTCATTTTTCTTCCCTCGCACTGTTTTCTGTGTTCTCTGAGCTGTTCTGACGGAAAGGGTTCGGCTCGTGTGTGTCTGGTTCCATCGTGAGCAGGATTTTTTTTATCTGTCAAAGTATCTCTTGCCTCCTCAGTGTGTGCCAATTCCGTAAACTTATTTAATTGTAAATTACAAATGTGTAAAATTTTGCGGATATTTTCTTGTTCCGTTTTAGTCTGTAAAAGTTGTTATATTAATTAGTTGTACGATAATATTATTATTTGGAATGGAATGTGCATTGATATAATGGCAACGATGCACAAGGCCCTATCGATCCAACTAATCAACGACTAAGGAGACAACAATGAATACTGGCGATACTGCTTTCATGCTGATTGCAACAGCTATGGTCATGCTGATGACCCCGGGACTGGCCCTGTTTTATGGTGGGTTGGTCCGTTCCAAAAACGTACTTGGGACCATCATGCACAGCATGGTCTGTTTGGGTGTGGTTTCCTTGATCTGGGTATTTTACGGATATTCAATTGCCTTTGGTCCCGATACCAACGGATTGATCGGTGATTTCAGTATGGTGGGTCTCAAGGGGGTGTCTTTGAGCCCAGGGCCATATTCGGAAACTATCCCCGACCTTCTGTTTTGTGCCTTTCAGTTGATGTTCGCGATCATTACG
It contains:
- a CDS encoding TPM domain-containing protein, whose product is MVSVVVRCRVLGAVLVLFALLGVAAMAQALEPPGFRGYVNDYARMLRPDTALQLEQALRAFDEADSTQVAVLIIDSLEGDSVEDFSIRVVDAWKIGQRGKDNGVLFLVVKSDRELRIEVGRGLEGVLTDLAAGRIVDNVVRPLFKAGRFDDGVLAGTAAIIQTCRGEFTAPQRPMQARREEEPPQFLSYLVFCLFIVAFLGRASRPLGMMSGAILFPLAFFLGLPSVSLLLLLMLLPVGAVVGLLLPLFLGNMLLNSVAMGGGGFRGGGGFRGGGFGGFGGGGFGGGGASGGW
- a CDS encoding LemA family protein codes for the protein MRRFILFLLLSFSSLSLSGCGYNAIQTNDEAVNAAWGDVEASYQRRADLIPSLVETVKGYAAHENETLTAVTEARAKVGQVKIGADVMNDPQAFANFQAAQGGLSSALSRLMVVAENYPDLKASQSFQDFQHQLEGTENRINVARVRYNQAVQVFNTSIRTFPNNLTNNFLLHLPRRESFKAEAGAEKAPSVKF